One window of Hylemonella gracilis genomic DNA carries:
- a CDS encoding TRAP transporter large permease, whose protein sequence is MSDVQVGLLSILLILAAIYFGMHIGVALIVTSFVCVALIKSPEIAARFVAASANDAIRDYLFGVIPLFVLMGMLVSVSGIGRDTFDVFQWLTRRIRGGLGLATVCANAVFAAITGISIASASVFTKVAVPEMIRHGYTRRFAVGVVAGSSVLGMLIPPSLLMIVYGVLAEESIGRMFIAGIVPGIVLALGFLLLIVGMAYLRPNAILDNPALAARHAAESNETWRSASLKFLPICLLIVLVLGGLYGGLFTPTEAGAVGAAGAFVIALLRRSLSWRKLWNVLTETGYVSVSVLFLIISAMLYSRMLALTGMPGGAMQAIATLEMGPWAFLIAYLLIVLALGCIIDSVSIMLIMLPIALPVAQSFNMDLIWFGVVTVVAVEIGLLTPPFGVSVYTVKSALNDPHISIRDIFVGVLPFVLAMVVVLALLVVVPSLSTWLARL, encoded by the coding sequence ATGAGTGACGTGCAAGTCGGACTGCTGTCCATCCTGCTGATACTCGCTGCCATTTACTTCGGCATGCACATCGGCGTGGCGCTCATCGTTACCTCTTTTGTCTGCGTGGCGCTCATCAAGTCGCCCGAGATCGCGGCGCGTTTCGTCGCGGCCTCGGCCAACGACGCGATCCGCGACTATCTCTTCGGCGTGATCCCCCTGTTCGTGCTGATGGGGATGCTGGTCAGCGTGAGCGGGATCGGGCGCGATACCTTCGACGTGTTCCAGTGGCTGACGCGCCGCATACGCGGTGGACTGGGTTTGGCGACCGTGTGCGCCAACGCGGTGTTCGCGGCCATCACGGGCATTTCCATCGCCTCGGCCTCGGTGTTCACCAAGGTGGCGGTGCCCGAGATGATCCGCCACGGCTACACGCGCCGCTTCGCCGTGGGCGTCGTCGCGGGCAGTTCGGTGCTGGGCATGCTCATCCCTCCCTCGCTGCTGATGATCGTCTACGGCGTCCTGGCCGAAGAGTCCATCGGGCGCATGTTCATCGCGGGCATCGTCCCGGGCATCGTGCTGGCCCTGGGCTTTCTGCTGCTGATCGTGGGTATGGCCTACCTGCGGCCGAACGCGATCCTGGACAACCCGGCGCTGGCCGCGCGCCATGCGGCCGAGTCGAACGAAACCTGGCGTAGCGCGAGCCTCAAGTTCCTGCCCATCTGTCTACTGATCGTGCTGGTGCTGGGAGGGCTGTATGGGGGGCTGTTCACACCCACCGAGGCGGGGGCCGTGGGCGCGGCCGGCGCCTTTGTCATCGCCTTGCTGCGCCGCAGCCTCAGCTGGCGCAAGCTCTGGAATGTGCTGACGGAGACGGGTTACGTCTCGGTCTCGGTGCTCTTCCTCATCATCTCGGCCATGCTCTACAGCCGCATGCTGGCGTTGACGGGCATGCCCGGTGGCGCGATGCAAGCCATCGCCACGCTGGAAATGGGGCCCTGGGCCTTCCTGATCGCCTACCTGCTGATCGTGTTGGCCCTGGGCTGCATCATCGACTCGGTGTCCATCATGCTCATCATGCTGCCCATCGCGTTGCCGGTGGCCCAGAGCTTCAACATGGATCTCATCTGGTTTGGGGTCGTCACCGTGGTGGCGGTCGAGATCGGCCTGTTGACGCCTCCCTTCGGCGTCTCGGTCTACACCGTCAAGTCCGCGCTCAACGACCCCCACATTTCCATCCGCGACATCTTCGTCGGCGTCCTCCCTTTCGTGCTGGCCATGGTGGTGGTGCTGGCCTTGCTGGTGGTCGTCCCCTCGCTGTCCACCTGGCTCGCGCGCTTGTAG
- a CDS encoding Dabb family protein, whose protein sequence is MIKHIVMWNLRGDTPEQKAAAAALLKQGFESLRGRIPGLLCIEIGIDNSRVDYACDVVLYSEFESQAALDAYAHHPEHLRLRQTLGDMRIARHQVDYFI, encoded by the coding sequence ATGATCAAGCACATCGTGATGTGGAACCTGCGTGGCGACACGCCCGAACAGAAGGCTGCTGCCGCCGCCTTGCTCAAGCAGGGCTTCGAGAGTCTGCGCGGGCGCATTCCGGGCCTGCTGTGCATCGAGATCGGCATCGACAACAGCCGCGTCGATTACGCCTGCGACGTGGTGCTCTACAGCGAGTTCGAAAGCCAGGCCGCGCTGGACGCCTACGCCCATCATCCCGAACACCTGCGCCTGCGCCAGACGCTGGGCGATATGCGCATCGCGCGCCATCAGGTGGACTATTTCATTTGA
- a CDS encoding monovalent cation:proton antiporter-2 (CPA2) family protein, which yields MSAVVAAQQAVNAASTAAGSHGPNLVPVVTLLAAAVIAVPLFKRLGLGAVLGYLAAGLLIGPSVLGLIHDPATILQTAELGVVMFLFIVGLEMRPAHLWQMRRQIFGLGVLQVGLAMALLTPVGVVIGAWLGRGLDWEQAWVAGTGFVLTSTAIVMQMLVERKQLASPAGQKVVSILLLEDLLIVPLLAIVTFIAPGGHEGGHVALGWQVRALNIGLALGAFLVLLAVGRWLLNPLFVLLSAVRSREVMTAAALLVVLGAALWMDLGGLSTAMGAFIAGVMLAESSFRHQLEADVEPFKGLLLGLFFLAVGMSMDLTVIAAQWQLVLGSVVAYMLLKSAAIYLIARLVKTSHEVALERMVLMAQGGEFAFVLYAAATSVGLMEAEVNSVYTAVIILSMVLTPLMLIAHGRWVSRCARRRINEPERAYDTEMDHSPVIIAGFGRFGQMVGRLLLANGIVSTIMDSDAEHIESMRQFGFHVYYGDATRLDLLQAAGAAQAKVLVVAVDDKEAAKTIVERVRQAYPHLQVFARAYDVSHYYDLRRIGAHVAQREVYESSLRLGRHVLETLGVGAYEAKEMADGFRLANEKQVDAFARMREKAEFKDYIQAIRTSREELERQLREETAQRGKEGHDWEASERRAHDERP from the coding sequence ATGAGCGCCGTCGTCGCCGCGCAGCAGGCCGTCAACGCCGCATCGACCGCCGCGGGCAGTCATGGTCCCAATCTGGTGCCGGTGGTCACGTTGCTGGCGGCCGCCGTCATCGCCGTGCCCCTGTTCAAGCGCCTGGGCCTGGGTGCGGTGCTGGGCTATCTGGCGGCGGGACTGCTGATCGGCCCCTCGGTGCTGGGCTTGATCCATGACCCCGCGACCATCCTGCAGACGGCGGAACTGGGCGTGGTGATGTTTCTGTTCATCGTTGGACTGGAAATGCGGCCCGCGCACCTGTGGCAGATGCGACGGCAGATTTTCGGCCTGGGCGTGTTGCAGGTCGGGCTGGCGATGGCGCTGCTGACGCCCGTGGGCGTGGTGATCGGAGCGTGGCTGGGGCGGGGGCTCGATTGGGAGCAGGCCTGGGTGGCGGGCACCGGTTTCGTGCTGACGTCGACCGCCATCGTCATGCAGATGCTCGTCGAGCGCAAGCAACTGGCCAGCCCGGCGGGGCAGAAGGTGGTGTCCATCCTGCTGCTGGAAGACCTGCTGATCGTGCCCTTGCTGGCCATCGTGACCTTCATCGCGCCCGGTGGACACGAGGGCGGCCACGTGGCCCTGGGCTGGCAGGTGCGCGCGCTCAACATCGGCCTGGCCCTGGGCGCCTTTTTAGTGCTCCTGGCCGTGGGGCGCTGGCTGCTGAACCCGCTGTTCGTCCTGTTGAGCGCCGTGCGTTCGCGCGAAGTCATGACGGCCGCGGCCCTGCTCGTGGTGCTGGGGGCGGCCCTGTGGATGGACCTGGGAGGCCTGTCGACGGCCATGGGCGCGTTCATCGCCGGGGTGATGCTCGCCGAGTCGTCCTTCCGCCACCAGCTCGAAGCCGACGTGGAGCCGTTCAAGGGCCTGCTGCTGGGTCTGTTCTTCCTTGCGGTCGGCATGTCGATGGACCTCACTGTCATTGCGGCGCAGTGGCAGTTGGTGCTCGGTAGCGTGGTGGCTTACATGTTGCTCAAGTCGGCGGCCATCTACCTGATCGCGCGGCTGGTGAAGACCAGCCACGAGGTGGCGCTGGAGCGCATGGTGCTGATGGCCCAGGGCGGTGAATTCGCCTTCGTGCTGTATGCCGCCGCGACCTCGGTGGGGCTGATGGAGGCCGAGGTGAACTCCGTCTACACGGCGGTCATCATCCTGTCCATGGTGCTCACGCCGCTGATGCTGATCGCGCACGGCCGCTGGGTCTCTCGCTGCGCACGCCGGCGCATCAACGAGCCCGAGCGGGCCTACGACACCGAAATGGACCACAGCCCGGTCATCATCGCGGGCTTTGGTCGCTTCGGCCAGATGGTGGGTCGTCTGCTGCTGGCCAATGGCATCGTCAGCACCATCATGGACAGCGACGCCGAGCACATTGAAAGCATGCGGCAGTTCGGCTTTCACGTGTATTACGGCGATGCGACCCGACTGGATCTGCTGCAGGCCGCAGGCGCGGCGCAAGCCAAGGTGCTGGTGGTGGCCGTGGACGACAAGGAAGCCGCCAAGACCATCGTCGAACGGGTCCGTCAAGCCTATCCGCACCTGCAGGTGTTCGCTCGCGCTTACGACGTCTCCCATTACTACGACTTGCGCAGGATCGGTGCGCACGTGGCGCAGCGCGAGGTGTATGAGAGTTCCTTGCGCCTGGGGCGTCACGTTCTGGAGACACTGGGCGTGGGCGCCTACGAAGCCAAGGAGATGGCGGATGGTTTCCGGCTGGCGAACGAAAAACAGGTGGATGCCTTCGCCCGCATGCGCGAAAAGGCCGAATTCAAGGACTACATCCAGGCCATCCGCACCAGCCGGGAAGAGCTTGAGCGCCAGTTGCGCGAGGAAACCGCGCAGCGGGGCAAGGAAGGCCACGACTGGGAGGCCAGCGAGCGGCGGGCCCACGACGAGCGGCCCTGA
- a CDS encoding malonic semialdehyde reductase, protein MSKQLDSQALNQLFLAARTANGFLDQPVAPDLLKQVYELARMAPTAMNSQPTRYVFISTPEAKARLLPLMAAGNVDKTRAAPVTVLVATDSKFYEHMPQIWHGAGAREMLEGNPAMAGKMASLNGVLGGAYFILAARSLGLDCGPMAGFDAAKVNAEFFPDGRCSVNFILNLGYADHSKEFARNGRLSFEQACTML, encoded by the coding sequence ATGTCCAAACAACTTGACTCCCAGGCGCTGAATCAGCTTTTCCTCGCCGCGCGCACCGCCAACGGCTTTCTCGATCAGCCGGTCGCCCCGGACCTGCTGAAACAGGTTTATGAATTGGCCCGCATGGCGCCCACGGCCATGAACTCCCAGCCGACGCGCTATGTCTTCATCTCCACGCCCGAGGCCAAGGCCCGCCTGCTGCCTTTGATGGCCGCAGGCAACGTGGACAAGACCCGTGCCGCGCCGGTGACGGTGCTGGTGGCGACCGACAGCAAGTTTTACGAGCACATGCCGCAGATCTGGCACGGCGCGGGCGCCAGGGAGATGCTGGAGGGCAATCCGGCCATGGCCGGCAAGATGGCCAGCCTCAACGGGGTGCTCGGTGGCGCGTACTTCATCCTCGCCGCGCGTTCCCTGGGCCTGGATTGCGGTCCCATGGCGGGGTTCGATGCAGCCAAGGTCAACGCCGAATTCTTCCCCGATGGCCGCTGCAGCGTCAATTTCATCCTCAACCTGGGCTACGCAGACCACAGCAAGGAGTTCGCGCGCAACGGTCGCCTGAGCTTCGAGCAGGCGTGCACTATGCTCTGA
- a CDS encoding YciI family protein: protein MLFVFFLIDKPDHGALRSRVRPEHKAYLSAVAGRIAFAGPLVHDDGQTMLGSLLVIDFPDREAAHAWLADEPFTKAGLYASTAVHAFVNLWPQCAGFPLVS, encoded by the coding sequence ATGCTGTTTGTCTTTTTCCTGATCGATAAACCCGACCATGGCGCGTTGCGGTCGCGTGTACGTCCGGAGCACAAGGCCTATCTGAGTGCCGTGGCTGGACGCATCGCCTTCGCCGGACCCTTGGTCCACGACGACGGCCAGACCATGCTGGGCAGTCTGCTGGTGATCGACTTTCCCGACCGTGAGGCGGCCCATGCCTGGCTGGCGGACGAACCGTTCACGAAGGCGGGGCTGTACGCGAGCACGGCGGTCCACGCCTTCGTGAACCTGTGGCCGCAATGCGCGGGTTTCCCGCTTGTTTCCTGA
- a CDS encoding C4-dicarboxylate TRAP transporter substrate-binding protein: MKKRYLIWAAFCAALTLGMGGANLARAEQTFKLTIASSHPVVLPWVGLMSTLFVPEVNKRVEALGKGYKIEWREAYGGQLYKMNATLTSVEQGVTDIGWVFHQLEAAKMPLAQFGTVTPFTTDDVRIILDVANEMNEKVPALKREWERNNVVFLGATGVDTYHLFTKQPVQTYADLRGRKISAPGSIGLWLRGSGAVPVDGSLTSYYTDIQSGVSDGAISISTGILPNKIYEVAPNITTVNIGALYIGGMAMNKDSYAALPKEIQQIVKDVGKVYSKALGETLMQRYEGALKTMADVGAKQNPPVKISELSVAERTKWVQTMPNLAADWVKANASKGPAKDIVSTYMSELRKRGVKPVRDWDKEL; this comes from the coding sequence ATGAAAAAACGTTATCTCATCTGGGCCGCGTTCTGCGCCGCCCTGACCCTGGGCATGGGTGGCGCCAACCTAGCCCGCGCCGAACAGACCTTCAAGCTCACCATCGCGTCCAGCCATCCCGTGGTGCTGCCCTGGGTGGGTTTGATGAGCACGCTCTTCGTGCCCGAGGTCAACAAGCGGGTCGAGGCGCTGGGCAAGGGCTACAAAATCGAGTGGCGCGAGGCCTATGGCGGCCAGCTCTACAAGATGAACGCCACGCTGACCAGCGTGGAACAAGGGGTCACCGACATCGGCTGGGTGTTTCACCAACTGGAGGCGGCCAAGATGCCGCTGGCACAGTTCGGCACCGTCACGCCCTTCACCACCGACGACGTGCGCATCATCCTCGACGTGGCCAACGAGATGAACGAGAAGGTGCCCGCGCTCAAGCGCGAGTGGGAACGCAACAACGTGGTCTTCCTCGGCGCGACCGGGGTGGACACCTACCACCTGTTCACCAAGCAGCCGGTCCAGACCTACGCCGACCTGCGCGGCCGCAAGATCTCCGCGCCGGGTTCCATCGGTCTGTGGCTCCGCGGCTCGGGCGCGGTGCCGGTGGACGGTTCGCTCACCAGCTACTACACCGACATCCAGAGCGGCGTGTCTGACGGCGCGATCTCGATCTCCACCGGCATCCTGCCCAACAAGATCTACGAGGTGGCCCCCAATATCACCACGGTCAACATCGGGGCGCTCTACATCGGTGGCATGGCGATGAACAAGGACAGCTATGCCGCGCTGCCGAAGGAAATTCAGCAGATCGTCAAGGATGTGGGCAAGGTGTATTCCAAGGCCTTGGGCGAGACGCTGATGCAGCGCTACGAAGGCGCGCTCAAGACCATGGCCGACGTGGGGGCCAAGCAGAACCCGCCCGTCAAGATCAGTGAACTCTCGGTCGCCGAGCGGACCAAGTGGGTCCAGACCATGCCCAACCTGGCGGCGGACTGGGTCAAGGCCAATGCCAGCAAGGGGCCGGCGAAGGACATCGTCTCGACCTACATGAGCGAGTTGCGCAAGCGCGGTGTCAAGCCGGTGCGTGACTGGGACAAGGAATTGTGA
- a CDS encoding TRAP transporter small permease subunit, with the protein MSYETNTDLESTPSASGAPDSAFGRLIDALNAAGSVLIGAVMLLMCADVLLRNLANRPIDGVAELVATSIVMIVFLQLPATLRHGRMSRADLFIDPFIDRRPRAGKRLRALFSATGIFACGVIAYASWWPLLRSWTEDEFLGVEGLFTFPIWPMRALVVLGAALAAVQYLLLAVQDLRESPGTTADAVTKQEARHE; encoded by the coding sequence TTGTCTTACGAAACCAATACGGACCTGGAGTCCACTCCTTCTGCCTCGGGCGCGCCCGACAGTGCCTTCGGCCGCCTGATCGACGCGCTCAACGCCGCCGGTTCGGTGCTGATCGGCGCGGTGATGCTGCTGATGTGCGCGGACGTGCTGCTGCGCAACCTGGCCAACCGGCCCATCGATGGCGTGGCCGAGCTGGTGGCCACCAGCATCGTGATGATCGTTTTCTTGCAATTGCCGGCCACACTGCGGCATGGACGCATGTCGCGGGCCGACCTGTTCATCGACCCCTTCATTGACCGGCGGCCGCGCGCGGGCAAGCGCCTGCGCGCCCTGTTCTCGGCGACGGGCATCTTCGCCTGCGGGGTCATTGCCTACGCGAGCTGGTGGCCCCTACTGCGATCTTGGACGGAGGACGAGTTCCTCGGTGTCGAAGGCCTGTTTACCTTTCCCATCTGGCCCATGCGCGCGCTGGTGGTGCTGGGCGCCGCGCTGGCCGCCGTGCAATACCTGCTGCTGGCGGTGCAGGACCTCCGGGAGAGCCCGGGCACGACGGCGGATGCAGTGACGAAGCAGGAGGCCCGGCATGAGTGA
- a CDS encoding NAD(P)H-dependent oxidoreductase has protein sequence MLTLIYAHPYPLHSRVNRALRQAVDELPGVRTRDLYALYPDFHIDVAAEQAALAESRIIVLQHPMRWYHTPALLSLWFEKVLAYGWAYGHDATGQRARALQGKRLLWAVTAGGAQSAYSPEGYNQHTVHEMGAPIRQTALYCGMEWLEPHVVYGTGQLEVVTLAQAARGYRDRLVELLQEGVA, from the coding sequence ATGCTCACGCTCATCTACGCCCATCCCTATCCCCTGCATTCACGCGTCAACCGGGCCTTGCGGCAGGCGGTTGACGAGCTGCCAGGCGTCCGCACGCGCGACCTCTACGCGCTCTACCCGGACTTCCACATCGATGTGGCGGCTGAGCAGGCGGCCCTGGCCGAGAGCCGGATCATCGTGCTGCAGCACCCGATGCGCTGGTACCACACGCCCGCGCTGCTGAGCCTCTGGTTCGAGAAGGTGCTGGCCTATGGCTGGGCCTACGGGCATGACGCCACCGGGCAACGCGCGCGTGCCCTGCAAGGCAAGCGCCTGCTCTGGGCCGTGACGGCCGGCGGTGCGCAGAGCGCCTACAGCCCCGAAGGCTACAACCAGCACACCGTCCATGAAATGGGAGCGCCGATACGCCAGACCGCCCTCTACTGCGGCATGGAATGGCTGGAGCCGCACGTGGTTTACGGCACGGGTCAGCTGGAGGTGGTGACGCTGGCCCAAGCGGCCCGCGGCTACCGCGACCGTCTGGTCGAACTGCTGCAGGAGGGGGTGGCATGA